In Paracoccus liaowanqingii, one DNA window encodes the following:
- a CDS encoding glycosyltransferase translates to MRVAIIHYWLVTMRGGEKVLEALCEMFPDADIFTHVYDPGAVSATIRRHNVTTTFVGRLPRAARYYKSYLPLMPLALEELDLRKYDLIISSESGPAKGIVPMGNAVHVCYCHSPMRYVWNMYHDYSARSGRLKRFLMKPLTHYIRNWDAVSAQRVDGFVANSDNVRHRIRRYYNRGASVVYPPVAVADFGPVPPDELGDYHLMVGELVAYKRPDLTVEAFNRTGQKLVVIGGGEMLETVRKMAGSSVTILGPQPFNVLRHHYARCRSLVFPGDEDFGIVPIEAMASGRPVLAYRRGGALETVVDGVTGLFFDDQSVEAIIDGVARMEAALATGIFDSAAIVDHAMQFSPDRFHSRMEAVLAAHVRAARQERALNGPQGSQIPSRKDIAE, encoded by the coding sequence CTGCGGGTCGCGATCATTCACTATTGGCTGGTGACGATGCGCGGCGGCGAGAAGGTGCTCGAGGCTCTGTGCGAGATGTTTCCCGATGCCGACATCTTCACCCATGTCTATGACCCCGGCGCGGTCTCGGCCACGATCCGCAGGCACAATGTGACGACCACGTTCGTGGGCCGCCTGCCCCGCGCGGCCCGTTACTACAAGTCCTATCTTCCTCTGATGCCTCTGGCGCTGGAGGAACTGGACCTGCGGAAATACGACCTGATCATCAGCAGTGAATCAGGCCCTGCCAAGGGCATCGTGCCCATGGGGAACGCGGTCCATGTCTGCTATTGCCATTCGCCGATGCGCTATGTCTGGAACATGTATCACGATTACAGCGCGCGCAGCGGCCGCCTGAAACGGTTTCTGATGAAGCCCCTGACCCATTACATCCGCAACTGGGATGCGGTCTCGGCGCAGAGGGTCGACGGGTTCGTCGCAAATTCCGACAATGTCCGCCACCGCATCCGCCGCTATTACAACCGGGGCGCATCGGTCGTCTATCCTCCGGTCGCCGTCGCGGATTTTGGCCCGGTCCCGCCCGATGAGCTGGGCGACTATCATCTGATGGTGGGCGAGCTGGTCGCCTACAAGCGCCCCGACCTGACGGTCGAGGCCTTCAACCGGACGGGGCAGAAGCTGGTGGTGATCGGTGGCGGCGAGATGCTGGAGACGGTCCGGAAAATGGCAGGCTCCAGTGTCACCATTCTGGGACCGCAGCCGTTCAATGTGTTGCGTCATCATTATGCGCGATGCCGCTCGCTGGTCTTTCCGGGCGACGAGGACTTCGGCATCGTCCCGATCGAAGCGATGGCCAGCGGGCGCCCGGTGCTGGCCTATCGTCGCGGCGGCGCCCTGGAAACCGTGGTCGATGGTGTGACGGGCCTGTTCTTCGACGACCAGTCGGTCGAGGCCATTATCGACGGTGTCGCCCGCATGGAAGCGGCCCTGGCGACGGGCATCTTCGACAGCGCGGCGATTGTCGACCATGCCATGCAGTTCTCGCCCGACAGGTTTCACAGCCGGATGGAGGCGGTTCTGGCAGCGCATGTCCGGGCGGCGCGGCAAGAGCGAGCGCTGAATGGGCCGCAAGGTTCCCAGATCCCGTCACGGAAGGACATCGCAGAATGA